Proteins from a genomic interval of Paenibacillus sp. FSL R5-0623:
- the gndA gene encoding NADP-dependent phosphogluconate dehydrogenase: MTKQQIGVIGLAVMGKNLALNIESKGFSVSVYNRSPEKTNDLLKEAEGKNLTGSFSIEEFVASLESPRKILIMVQAGKATDATIEQLLPHLDEGDIIIDGGNAYFPDTQRRSKELEDKGIRFIGTGVSGGEEGALKGPSIMPGGQESAYKLVEPILTAISAKVGDDPCCTYIGPDGAGHYVKMVHNGIEYGDMQLIGEAYHLLKSVLNVSVEELHAIFTEWNQGELDSYLIEITADIFSKYDPETGKPMVDVILDAAGQKGTGKWTSQSALDLGVPLSMITESVFSRFLSAMKDERVAASKILNGPATEAFSGDKKAFIESVRKALFASKIVSYAQGFAQMRAASDEYGWDLKYGNIAMIFRGGCIIRSQFLQNIKEAYDKDAALKNLLLDPYFQNIVESYQDAWREVVAAAVKQGVPVPGFSSALSYYDSYRTERLPANLLQAQRDYFGAHTFKRVDKEGSFHHNWME, encoded by the coding sequence ATGACAAAACAACAAATTGGCGTAATTGGCCTGGCTGTCATGGGCAAAAATTTGGCCCTTAACATTGAAAGCAAAGGTTTCTCAGTATCGGTATATAACCGTTCCCCGGAGAAAACCAATGATCTTCTGAAAGAAGCTGAAGGTAAAAACCTGACAGGCTCATTCTCCATTGAAGAGTTCGTAGCATCCCTGGAATCCCCGCGCAAAATTTTGATCATGGTACAAGCCGGCAAAGCAACCGACGCTACCATTGAACAACTTCTTCCTCACCTGGATGAGGGCGACATCATCATTGATGGAGGGAACGCATACTTCCCTGACACGCAACGTCGCAGCAAAGAGTTGGAAGACAAAGGCATTCGTTTCATCGGTACAGGTGTATCCGGTGGTGAAGAAGGCGCACTGAAAGGCCCTTCCATCATGCCAGGAGGACAGGAAAGTGCTTATAAACTGGTTGAACCGATCCTGACGGCGATCTCGGCCAAAGTCGGTGACGATCCATGTTGTACATATATTGGACCTGATGGTGCCGGACACTATGTGAAAATGGTGCATAACGGTATCGAGTACGGAGATATGCAGTTGATTGGTGAAGCGTACCACTTGCTCAAATCCGTACTGAACGTTTCCGTTGAAGAGCTTCATGCAATCTTTACGGAATGGAATCAAGGAGAGCTGGATAGCTACCTGATCGAAATCACAGCAGATATCTTCTCCAAATACGATCCAGAAACGGGCAAACCAATGGTTGACGTTATTCTGGACGCGGCTGGACAAAAAGGAACAGGTAAATGGACAAGCCAAAGCGCGCTGGATCTCGGCGTACCATTGTCCATGATTACGGAATCCGTATTCTCCCGTTTCCTGTCTGCCATGAAGGACGAGCGTGTAGCAGCTAGCAAAATCTTGAATGGACCAGCGACTGAAGCATTCTCTGGCGACAAAAAAGCGTTCATCGAGAGCGTGCGTAAAGCCCTCTTCGCAAGTAAAATCGTATCCTACGCACAAGGATTTGCACAAATGCGTGCAGCTTCCGATGAGTATGGCTGGGATCTGAAATACGGCAACATTGCCATGATCTTCCGTGGTGGCTGCATCATCCGTTCGCAGTTCCTGCAAAACATCAAGGAAGCTTATGATAAAGACGCAGCTCTGAAAAACTTGCTCTTGGATCCGTACTTCCAAAACATCGTTGAGTCTTATCAAGACGCATGGCGTGAAGTTGTAGCGGCTGCTGTTAAACAAGGTGTTCCGGTACCTGGTTTCTCCAGCGCCCTTTCTTACTACGACAGCTACCGTACAGAGCGTTTGCCAGCCAACTTGCTGCAAGCTCAACGTGACTACTTCGGTGCTCACACGTTCAAACGTGTGGACAAAGAAGGCAGCTTCCACCACAACTGGATGGAGTAG
- a CDS encoding MFS transporter yields MQTDTKPAKILRSPFFIAMWLTLFLVEIIKGALLVAVLPVYMDNILGLSAGVIGVAFALQYLGDNLFRAPSGWAAERIGFRATMVTALICTLIAVIMILFLKSAVGLAMACLILGIGTSPLWPCAMTGVTAMSGPQNKNGTAMGALEMAALGGTGLGPIGMNWLLERTHHDYRTIFLVLMGCAILVILVAMILPGRVIVEGEHAEQAAKNSDAKYPAKPNLLTPFIRLQKSVKDTLQRVRSTLNVNPLVYPALFMQSFVIGLLSPVITLYTRTDLHISPNLYSLLLIAGGGITVIALLPVGKMVDRFGTKPFLNIGFLMAAASLFAFSSITSIPVVFGVVMLVGISYAMILPAWNAFVATLIPKGERGAIWGFFLTLQGSGMVVGPIVSGLLWDHVSHPAPFIGSAIVMAGLAVVHFVLSRNPFRTAPAK; encoded by the coding sequence ATGCAAACAGACACAAAACCAGCCAAAATTTTGCGATCACCATTTTTTATCGCGATGTGGCTGACACTTTTTCTAGTTGAAATTATCAAAGGAGCGCTGTTGGTAGCTGTTTTGCCCGTGTATATGGACAATATACTGGGTCTGTCTGCAGGCGTCATTGGTGTGGCATTTGCTCTTCAATATCTGGGAGATAATCTGTTCCGGGCGCCTTCCGGCTGGGCAGCAGAACGGATCGGGTTCCGCGCAACGATGGTTACAGCATTAATCTGTACCTTAATCGCTGTTATTATGATCCTTTTTCTCAAAAGTGCCGTTGGACTGGCCATGGCCTGTCTGATTCTTGGCATTGGTACGTCACCGCTCTGGCCTTGCGCCATGACAGGCGTGACGGCGATGTCAGGCCCACAGAACAAGAATGGTACAGCAATGGGGGCGCTGGAGATGGCTGCTCTCGGTGGAACGGGGCTTGGACCTATAGGCATGAACTGGCTGCTGGAGCGCACGCATCATGATTATCGAACGATATTCCTCGTGCTGATGGGTTGTGCCATTCTCGTTATTCTGGTGGCCATGATTCTTCCTGGACGTGTCATTGTTGAAGGCGAGCATGCCGAGCAAGCGGCGAAGAATAGTGATGCGAAATATCCAGCCAAACCGAATCTGCTCACGCCGTTCATACGGCTGCAAAAGAGTGTAAAGGACACACTGCAACGGGTACGCAGCACGCTTAATGTTAATCCACTGGTGTATCCTGCACTGTTTATGCAGTCGTTTGTCATCGGGCTGCTCAGTCCAGTAATCACGCTATATACACGCACAGACCTGCACATCTCACCGAATCTGTACAGCTTGTTGCTGATTGCGGGTGGTGGAATAACTGTTATTGCCTTGCTGCCTGTTGGTAAAATGGTAGACAGATTTGGCACCAAGCCGTTCCTGAACATTGGTTTTTTGATGGCGGCGGCGAGTCTGTTTGCATTCTCCTCCATAACATCCATTCCGGTGGTGTTTGGTGTTGTCATGCTGGTGGGTATCAGTTATGCCATGATTTTGCCCGCCTGGAATGCTTTTGTAGCCACTCTGATTCCCAAAGGGGAGCGGGGGGCGATCTGGGGATTCTTCCTTACATTGCAGGGATCAGGCATGGTTGTAGGCCCCATTGTTTCCGGACTGCTGTGGGACCACGTAAGTCATCCGGCTCCATTCATTGGCAGTGCCATCGTCATGGCAGGACTTGCCGTAGTGCACTTTGTGTTATCCCGTAATCCGTTTCGCACCGCTCCGGCCAAATAA
- a CDS encoding aminotransferase class I/II-fold pyridoxal phosphate-dependent enzyme, translated as MNHHRTPLFTALKNHAALNPVQFHIPGHKKGLGADTEFREFIGDNAFSIDLINIAPLDDLHQPTGVIQEAQILAADAFGADYTYFSVQGTSSAIMTMILSVCSPGDKIIVPRNVHKSVLSAIIFSGAKPVFVSPSQDANLGIDHGVTTQSIRRALERHPDAKALLVINPTYYGVVTDLKEIVELAHSYQVPVLVDEAHGVLIHFHEDLPLSAMAAGADMAATSVHKLGGSMTQSSVLNLNTKNGFVNPQRVQTILSLLTSTSTSYILLASLDTSRRNLALHGREIAQKAIELAEFARRSINDMDGLYCFGRELLGTEATFNYDPTKVTIHVRHLGITGYETENWLREHYNIEVELSDMYNILCLITPGDTDNSVDILLNALQDLSRTYYQVNPAHELVVKVPDIPQLMLTPRDAFYGDTEVIPFKESAGRIISEFIYVYPPGIPILLPGEVITQENIDYIIDHVEVGLPVKGPEDRSVTNVKVIVEADAIF; from the coding sequence ATGAATCACCACCGTACGCCGCTGTTTACCGCTTTAAAAAATCATGCGGCACTCAATCCGGTACAGTTTCATATTCCGGGCCATAAAAAAGGATTGGGAGCGGATACCGAATTCCGTGAATTTATTGGCGATAATGCCTTCTCCATAGATTTGATTAACATCGCACCGTTGGATGACCTGCATCAGCCAACCGGTGTCATTCAGGAAGCACAGATTTTGGCAGCAGATGCCTTCGGAGCCGATTATACCTATTTTAGTGTACAAGGCACAAGCAGTGCCATTATGACCATGATTCTGTCTGTATGCTCACCGGGTGACAAAATTATTGTGCCCCGTAATGTGCATAAATCGGTTCTGTCCGCGATTATTTTCTCAGGCGCGAAACCCGTATTTGTGTCTCCTTCACAAGATGCCAATCTGGGTATTGACCATGGAGTGACTACACAGTCTATCCGTCGCGCACTTGAGCGTCATCCAGATGCCAAGGCATTGCTTGTAATTAACCCGACCTATTACGGCGTGGTTACCGATCTAAAAGAGATTGTAGAGCTTGCACACAGCTACCAAGTCCCTGTACTTGTTGATGAAGCACATGGCGTACTCATTCATTTCCATGAGGATCTACCGTTATCTGCAATGGCAGCAGGTGCCGATATGGCTGCAACCAGTGTCCACAAGCTTGGTGGCTCCATGACACAGAGTTCCGTACTTAACCTGAACACAAAGAATGGGTTCGTAAATCCGCAGCGTGTACAGACGATTCTGAGTCTGCTCACCTCAACATCAACTTCATACATTTTGCTTGCTTCACTCGATACATCAAGACGTAACTTGGCTCTCCACGGTCGTGAGATTGCACAGAAGGCGATTGAACTAGCTGAATTTGCCAGACGTTCGATTAACGATATGGATGGCCTGTATTGCTTCGGTAGAGAGCTGCTGGGTACAGAAGCGACCTTCAATTATGATCCAACCAAAGTAACGATCCATGTTCGCCATCTGGGCATTACAGGGTATGAAACAGAGAACTGGCTGCGTGAACATTACAACATCGAGGTTGAACTTAGTGATATGTACAATATTCTGTGTCTCATTACGCCAGGAGATACGGATAACAGTGTGGATATCTTGCTGAACGCTTTGCAGGATCTCTCCCGTACCTATTATCAAGTGAACCCGGCCCATGAACTGGTCGTCAAAGTTCCGGATATTCCACAGTTGATGCTGACTCCACGTGATGCATTCTACGGTGATACCGAAGTGATTCCGTTTAAGGAATCCGCAGGACGTATTATCTCGGAATTCATCTATGTCTATCCGCCAGGAATTCCGATCCTGTTACCGGGTGAGGTTATCACCCAGGAAAACATCGACTATATCATCGATCATGTCGAAGTTGGATTACCCGTCAAAGGACCCGAAGATCGCAGCGTAACCAACGTTAAAGTGATCGTGGAAGCCGATGCCATTTTCTAA
- a CDS encoding DUF1292 domain-containing protein, with protein MSDHTHEHGDGCGCGQDHDHDHEHEEVLLTLTDENGQDVEMVLVETFDVEKHVYALLLERNNPEADGIILRMEEEDEEMVLYNIEDEEEWNRVEAAYNELVASQE; from the coding sequence ATGAGCGATCACACACATGAACACGGCGATGGCTGCGGATGCGGGCAAGACCACGACCACGACCACGAGCATGAAGAAGTCCTTCTCACATTAACAGACGAGAACGGCCAAGACGTGGAGATGGTTTTGGTGGAGACGTTTGACGTGGAGAAGCATGTTTATGCGCTCCTGCTGGAACGTAACAACCCTGAAGCTGACGGCATCATCCTGCGTATGGAAGAAGAAGACGAGGAAATGGTGCTCTACAATATTGAAGACGAAGAAGAGTGGAACCGCGTTGAAGCGGCTTACAACGAACTCGTTGCATCACAAGAATAG
- a CDS encoding copper amine oxidase gives MKWKRILLCVTVFSLLGGSLLFADSVNEKIRVLINGKEAADGGYLIDGTTYVPVREAGGVVKWDSSNKRVTVIKPNVHIFLFKGDTVFGNVNVGKLKFNVFSQVDSLTADVAAVKVTITNPSGQVKDIQSQELTTQKDNFWFRTYDFTYDFSRAGKYQVGFHIKENANSSYVLVAEKIITALND, from the coding sequence ATGAAATGGAAACGAATATTGCTTTGTGTCACGGTATTCTCCTTGCTCGGCGGGTCTTTATTGTTTGCGGATTCGGTGAATGAGAAGATTCGTGTTCTCATTAACGGCAAGGAAGCAGCTGATGGAGGTTATCTCATTGATGGAACGACCTATGTACCTGTAAGAGAAGCCGGAGGCGTCGTCAAATGGGACAGCAGTAACAAGAGAGTAACGGTGATTAAACCGAATGTACATATTTTTCTCTTCAAGGGAGACACTGTATTTGGCAACGTTAACGTAGGTAAGCTGAAATTCAATGTATTTTCACAAGTGGACAGTCTAACAGCAGATGTAGCTGCGGTGAAAGTAACGATTACCAATCCAAGCGGTCAAGTGAAGGATATCCAGTCCCAGGAGCTTACGACACAGAAGGATAACTTCTGGTTCCGCACATATGATTTTACGTACGATTTCAGTCGTGCCGGCAAGTATCAGGTTGGCTTTCATATTAAAGAAAATGCAAACAGCAGCTACGTCCTGGTAGCGGAGAAAATCATTACAGCGCTGAACGATTGA
- a CDS encoding YdhK family protein translates to MKKYLLTLSTILITGSLILSGCGKETRQTMESNDDSHTAAAGEMHHSESGELPEGLREKNNPTFPVGSQALMSADHMSGMKGARAQIVGAYETTVYAVTYTPTTGGDPVQNHKWVIHEEIQDHKEQPYAAGSEVVLSADHMKGMKGAKATIDSAEETTVYMVDYTPTTGGDLVKNHKWVTEEELSVIQ, encoded by the coding sequence ATGAAAAAATATTTACTGACCCTATCGACTATATTGATTACAGGCAGTTTGATTTTGAGTGGATGTGGCAAGGAGACTCGGCAAACTATGGAAAGCAACGATGACAGTCATACAGCTGCCGCAGGTGAGATGCACCATTCTGAATCGGGAGAGCTACCGGAAGGACTACGGGAAAAAAACAACCCCACCTTCCCAGTAGGAAGCCAGGCGCTGATGAGTGCCGACCACATGTCAGGCATGAAGGGTGCGAGAGCACAGATCGTTGGAGCATATGAAACTACGGTATATGCAGTTACGTATACACCAACAACAGGCGGAGATCCCGTGCAAAATCATAAATGGGTTATCCATGAGGAAATACAGGACCATAAGGAACAACCGTATGCGGCAGGTTCTGAGGTAGTGTTGAGCGCTGATCACATGAAAGGGATGAAGGGTGCGAAGGCCACAATTGATTCTGCTGAAGAGACAACGGTATATATGGTTGATTATACCCCGACAACAGGGGGAGATTTGGTTAAGAATCACAAATGGGTCACAGAAGAAGAATTATCTGTTATCCAATAG
- a CDS encoding organic hydroperoxide resistance protein, translated as MKTLYETTVINTGGRQGIVQSPDNVFMLDVAAPPELGGQVTTATNPEQLFAAGYSACFNSALEFQLKKHKVEIERSTVAATVMLVTDSEDNGVKLQVDLEVKILGLDEETAQKFVKLAHDYCPYSKGIKGNVNVNVELA; from the coding sequence ATGAAAACATTATATGAAACAACAGTAATCAATACAGGCGGACGTCAAGGCATCGTACAATCCCCAGATAACGTGTTTATGTTGGATGTAGCTGCACCGCCTGAACTCGGAGGACAAGTGACGACAGCTACCAATCCGGAGCAGTTGTTTGCAGCAGGGTATAGTGCTTGTTTTAACTCCGCACTGGAGTTTCAATTGAAGAAACACAAAGTTGAGATTGAAAGAAGTACGGTAGCTGCAACCGTAATGTTGGTGACGGACTCTGAGGATAACGGCGTGAAGCTTCAAGTCGATTTGGAAGTTAAAATCCTTGGTCTGGATGAGGAGACAGCACAGAAATTTGTGAAACTTGCCCATGACTACTGCCCATATTCCAAAGGAATCAAAGGAAACGTGAATGTTAACGTGGAACTGGCGTAA